A single window of Archangium gephyra DNA harbors:
- a CDS encoding ATP-binding protein, which translates to MLPSDFQDILACVPQAVARLGPDLRVEWLEPDFGAKTGMVLQVGDPVLSALEGGWGRDALERALREGRAHSGHAITSSLKQVRIRVRPSGPGATPGAWLLFEPSGADDDVAFAQALQEIAREVGETLDVDSVCKAAVLAVVRCAQVRRAEVYLAEEGQPLRRVAVSDLASADSPEDALEDHADSFEAALITRQPQIGVQRGYGDAVGSIFAAVPLLSQKRALGLLVLYKEQGTSFSLRELDLWSAAAGQVAVTVENARLLREAQAALRVREEFMSIASHELKTPLTPLKLSLRFMERNLAQGQRVDPSCVTKSKRQVERLERLVNELLDVSRLEERQLSLQLAPLELGHLVAEVVDQFRHSLDRPFSLAVPREHLWVQADRERLEQVLVNLLENADKYSPKGEPISVEVEALHGEARLHVRDRGIGVPSQDQARLFQRFSRAGNSPHRHFGGLGLGLFISHSIAQLHQGALSMSSAEGHGSTFTLGLPRMSANEVRRLPRRVLLLDEDPVQELTAERVLRSEGFEVLTAHGGVDSLRRASSLPVDLVLLSEGAPPTQLGLFLSAFAELPRARPIPIVLAGASRPAWAHPEHSQCSRPYREQELLAAVRATLGGAGERGRTEEPASCPERVPLEALMLP; encoded by the coding sequence ATGCTGCCTTCCGATTTCCAGGACATCCTCGCGTGCGTCCCCCAGGCCGTGGCTCGGCTCGGGCCGGATCTACGAGTGGAATGGTTGGAGCCGGACTTCGGCGCCAAGACGGGCATGGTCCTCCAGGTGGGAGACCCGGTGCTCTCGGCCCTCGAGGGCGGCTGGGGCCGTGATGCGCTCGAGCGCGCCCTGCGCGAGGGCCGCGCCCACTCGGGCCATGCCATCACCTCCAGTCTCAAGCAGGTGCGCATCCGCGTGCGCCCCTCCGGCCCGGGTGCCACCCCCGGCGCCTGGCTCCTCTTCGAGCCCTCCGGCGCCGATGACGACGTGGCCTTCGCCCAGGCCCTCCAGGAGATCGCCCGCGAGGTGGGCGAGACGCTGGACGTGGACAGCGTGTGCAAGGCCGCGGTGCTGGCCGTGGTGCGCTGCGCCCAGGTGCGCCGCGCCGAGGTGTACCTGGCCGAGGAGGGCCAGCCCCTGCGCCGCGTGGCCGTGTCCGACCTGGCCAGCGCCGACTCGCCCGAGGACGCCCTCGAGGACCATGCCGACTCCTTCGAGGCGGCCCTCATCACCCGTCAGCCCCAGATTGGCGTCCAGCGCGGCTACGGCGACGCGGTGGGCTCCATCTTCGCCGCGGTGCCGCTGCTGTCCCAGAAGCGCGCGCTGGGGCTGCTCGTCCTCTACAAGGAGCAGGGCACCTCCTTCTCCCTGCGCGAGCTGGACCTGTGGAGCGCGGCCGCCGGGCAGGTGGCGGTGACGGTGGAGAACGCCCGCCTGCTGCGCGAGGCCCAGGCCGCCCTGCGCGTGCGCGAGGAGTTCATGTCCATCGCGTCGCACGAGCTGAAGACGCCCCTCACGCCCCTCAAGCTCTCGCTGCGCTTCATGGAGCGCAACCTCGCCCAGGGACAGCGCGTGGACCCGTCCTGCGTCACCAAGTCCAAGCGGCAGGTGGAGCGGCTGGAGCGGCTGGTGAACGAGTTGTTGGATGTCTCGAGGCTGGAGGAGCGCCAATTGTCACTGCAGCTCGCGCCGCTGGAACTGGGCCACCTGGTGGCGGAAGTCGTGGATCAGTTCCGGCACAGCCTGGATCGCCCCTTCAGCCTGGCGGTGCCGCGTGAGCACCTCTGGGTGCAGGCGGACCGGGAGCGGTTGGAGCAGGTGCTCGTCAACCTGCTGGAGAACGCGGACAAGTACAGCCCCAAGGGCGAGCCCATCTCCGTGGAGGTGGAGGCGCTGCACGGGGAGGCACGCCTGCACGTGAGGGACCGGGGCATCGGCGTCCCCTCGCAGGACCAGGCGCGCCTCTTCCAGCGCTTCTCCCGGGCGGGCAACTCCCCGCACCGTCACTTCGGCGGGTTGGGGCTGGGGCTCTTCATCAGCCACTCCATCGCCCAGCTGCACCAGGGCGCGCTGTCCATGTCCAGCGCCGAGGGCCACGGCTCCACCTTCACCCTGGGCCTGCCGCGCATGTCCGCCAACGAGGTGCGCCGCCTGCCGCGCCGGGTGCTGCTGCTGGACGAGGATCCGGTGCAGGAGCTCACCGCCGAGCGCGTGCTGCGCTCCGAGGGCTTCGAGGTGCTCACCGCGCACGGAGGGGTGGACTCGCTGCGCCGCGCCTCCTCCCTGCCGGTGGACCTGGTGCTGCTGTCCGAGGGCGCTCCGCCCACGCAGCTGGGCCTCTTCCTGTCCGCCTTCGCCGAGCTGCCGCGCGCCCGGCCCATCCCCATCGTCCTGGCCGGGGCCTCGCGGCCCGCCTGGGCCCACCCGGAGCACTCCCAGTGCTCGCGGCCCTACCGGGAGCAGGAGCTGCTCGCCGCCGTGCGCGCCACGCTCGGGGGGGCGGGAGAGCGGGGGCGCACCGAGGAGCCCGCCTCCTGCCCGGAGCGCGTCCCCCTGGAAGCCCTCATGCTGCCGTGA
- the queF gene encoding preQ(1) synthase, whose protein sequence is MSSKPTKELKTFPNPAADRDYEIAFDVPEFTCLCPLTGQPDFAKFKIRYVPDELCVELKSLKLYMWSYRDEGAFHEKVTNTIADDIVRAIQPRKLTVEGDFFVRGGIGTLVTVTHEKKGQGAKPAKKSAPARRK, encoded by the coding sequence ATGTCTTCCAAGCCGACCAAGGAACTGAAGACCTTCCCCAACCCCGCCGCGGATCGCGACTACGAGATCGCGTTCGACGTGCCGGAGTTCACGTGCCTCTGCCCGCTGACGGGGCAGCCGGACTTCGCGAAGTTCAAGATCCGCTACGTGCCGGACGAGCTGTGCGTGGAGCTGAAGAGCCTGAAGCTCTACATGTGGTCGTACCGGGACGAGGGGGCCTTCCACGAGAAGGTGACCAACACGATCGCCGACGACATCGTGCGCGCCATCCAGCCGCGCAAGCTGACGGTGGAAGGCGACTTCTTCGTGCGCGGTGGCATCGGCACGCTGGTGACGGTGACGCACGAGAAGAAGGGCCAGGGCGCGAAGCCGGCGAAGAAGAGCGCCCCCGCGCGCCGCAAGTAG
- a CDS encoding serine/threonine-protein kinase, giving the protein MPASEKPVVRHRKIGAYRVLGELGRGGMAQVYRGLHEMLQREVAIKEMLADPIRDKEAVSRFRREALALAAFRHQNIVTLYDLVEKNDVLFMVMEFVDGPTLHELIKEGPLPPEVGAAIGARIAGALEHAHFRHIIHRDLKPANVMLSKAGDVKLMDFGVAKDVGLEALTAQGMAVGTPSYMSPEQVTGAPVDGRTDLFALGVLLYEALSGARPFLGRNTGEVFARIRDGEYTPLQKVAPHIPKPLADIVKRALEVRPDDRFANAAAMRRELELFLAQRVRMSYEALLVGFLRHRNKLTETEALAHLTQKELDVVEVFDNPASRLLSQPWARWLLAFVAVAGALGTGLALTHSYWMGLVRQLTIR; this is encoded by the coding sequence GTGCCCGCCAGTGAGAAGCCCGTCGTCAGACATCGGAAGATAGGCGCCTACCGCGTGCTCGGAGAGCTGGGACGCGGAGGCATGGCCCAGGTGTACCGGGGGCTGCACGAGATGTTGCAGCGCGAGGTCGCCATCAAGGAGATGCTCGCGGACCCCATCCGGGACAAGGAGGCCGTGTCGCGCTTCCGCCGCGAGGCGCTCGCGCTCGCCGCCTTCCGCCACCAGAACATCGTCACCCTGTACGACCTGGTGGAGAAGAACGACGTCCTCTTCATGGTGATGGAGTTCGTGGACGGGCCCACCCTCCATGAGCTCATCAAGGAGGGGCCGCTGCCCCCCGAGGTGGGTGCCGCCATCGGCGCGCGCATCGCCGGGGCGCTCGAGCACGCCCACTTTCGCCACATCATCCACCGCGACCTCAAGCCGGCCAACGTGATGCTGTCCAAGGCCGGCGACGTGAAGCTGATGGACTTCGGCGTGGCCAAGGATGTGGGCCTGGAGGCCCTCACCGCCCAGGGCATGGCGGTGGGCACCCCCTCGTACATGTCTCCCGAGCAGGTGACGGGCGCGCCGGTGGACGGGCGCACGGACCTGTTCGCGCTCGGGGTGCTGCTCTACGAGGCGCTCTCCGGCGCCCGCCCCTTCCTGGGCCGCAACACCGGCGAGGTCTTCGCCCGCATCCGCGACGGCGAGTACACCCCGCTGCAGAAGGTGGCGCCCCACATCCCCAAGCCGCTGGCGGACATCGTCAAGCGCGCCCTCGAGGTGCGCCCGGATGATCGCTTCGCCAACGCCGCCGCCATGCGCCGCGAGCTGGAGCTGTTCCTCGCCCAGCGCGTGCGCATGTCCTACGAGGCGCTCCTCGTCGGCTTCCTCCGCCACCGCAACAAGCTCACCGAGACCGAGGCGCTCGCCCACCTCACCCAGAAGGAGCTGGACGTCGTCGAGGTCTTCGACAACCCGGCGTCCAGGCTGCTCTCCCAGCCGTGGGCCCGCTGGCTGCTCGCCTTCGTCGCCGTCGCCGGCGCCCTGGGCACTGGACTGGCGCTCACCCACTCGTATTGGATGGGGCTCGTGCGGCAGCTCACCATCCGCTGA
- a CDS encoding phospholipase D-like domain-containing protein, with the protein MGSPARDTLTPALSRGKGEGPSTGGLSAETHGQWITLLDGGAEAYPRMLAAIASATRRVHLEVYAFEHAGVGTRFIEALLAAARRGVEVKVIVDGWGSIGESRALADRLRPAGIKVRVHNPLTAVLLLGRLWRNHRKILLVDDTVAFLGGINIGDHYAAAEGRPGWADLAVELRGSICAQLGARLNAGASALEAGPVRLLLSGFGGGWRLRARYLEALKQARHEVVLAHAYFLPDRGFVRALTRAAKRGVKVHLLLAGRSDVPFARAATMRLYRTLLRAGVHIHEWTETTLHAKAAVVDGQRLLVGSFNLDPLSLVNLETLVEVADEGVAGQATRWVLRHVSGAKPVALEDCARSGPQRWLLDVVGLAVARFAERVASFIGSRRMRRRG; encoded by the coding sequence ATGGGCTCCCCGGCACGAGATACCCTCACCCCGGCCCTCTCCCGAGGGAAGGGGGAGGGGCCGTCCACGGGGGGGCTGTCCGCGGAGACGCACGGGCAGTGGATCACCCTGCTCGACGGGGGCGCCGAGGCCTACCCGCGCATGCTCGCGGCCATCGCCTCGGCCACCCGGCGCGTCCACCTGGAGGTCTACGCCTTCGAGCACGCGGGCGTGGGCACCCGCTTCATCGAGGCCCTCCTCGCCGCCGCTCGCCGGGGCGTGGAGGTGAAGGTCATCGTCGATGGCTGGGGCTCCATTGGCGAGAGCCGCGCGCTGGCGGACAGGCTGCGTCCGGCCGGCATCAAGGTCCGCGTCCACAACCCCCTCACCGCCGTGCTCCTGCTGGGCCGCCTCTGGCGCAACCACCGCAAGATCCTGCTCGTGGATGACACGGTGGCCTTCCTCGGCGGCATCAACATCGGGGACCACTACGCCGCGGCGGAAGGCAGGCCGGGGTGGGCGGACCTCGCGGTGGAGCTGAGGGGCAGCATCTGCGCGCAATTGGGGGCGCGGCTCAACGCGGGGGCCTCCGCGCTGGAGGCGGGCCCGGTGCGCCTCCTCCTGTCCGGCTTTGGCGGCGGGTGGCGCCTGCGCGCGCGCTACCTGGAGGCGCTGAAGCAGGCCCGGCACGAGGTGGTGCTGGCCCACGCGTACTTCCTGCCGGACCGGGGCTTCGTGCGCGCCCTCACCCGCGCGGCGAAGCGAGGGGTGAAGGTGCACCTGTTGCTGGCCGGCCGCAGCGACGTCCCCTTCGCCCGCGCGGCCACCATGCGCCTGTACCGCACCCTGCTGCGCGCGGGCGTGCACATCCACGAGTGGACGGAGACCACCCTGCACGCCAAGGCCGCGGTGGTGGACGGCCAGCGCCTGCTGGTGGGCAGCTTCAACCTGGACCCCCTCTCCCTGGTGAACCTGGAGACGCTGGTGGAGGTGGCGGACGAGGGCGTGGCCGGACAGGCCACCCGCTGGGTGCTGAGGCACGTGAGCGGAGCGAAGCCGGTGGCCCTGGAGGACTGCGCGCGCTCGGGCCCGCAGCGCTGGCTGCTGGACGTGGTGGGGCTGGCGGTGGCGCGCTTCGCCGAGC